One Mycolicibacterium sarraceniae genomic window carries:
- a CDS encoding redoxin NrdH produces MTITVYTKPACVQCNMTYKALDKQGLAYDVVDISEDADARDYVMAMGYLQAPVVVAGGDHWSGFRPDRINALAGAALTV; encoded by the coding sequence ATGACCATCACCGTTTACACCAAGCCCGCCTGCGTGCAGTGCAACATGACCTACAAAGCCCTGGACAAGCAGGGGCTGGCCTATGACGTTGTCGACATCTCCGAGGACGCAGACGCCCGCGACTACGTGATGGCGATGGGGTACCTGCAGGCACCAGTCGTGGTTGCCGGCGGTGACCACTGGTCGGGCTTCCGGCCCGACCGGATCAACGCCCTCGCCGGTGCCGCACTGACCGTTTAG
- the nrdE gene encoding class 1b ribonucleoside-diphosphate reductase subunit alpha has protein sequence MPGETDYHALNAMLNLYDKDGKIQFDMDRLAARQYFLEHVNQNTVFFHNQDEKLDYLIRENYYERDVLDQYSRNFVKTLTDRAYAKKFRFPTFLGAFKYYTSYTLKTFDGKRYLERFEDRVVMVALTLAAGDTILAEKLVDEIIDGRFQPATPTFLNSGKAQRGEPVSCFLLRIEDNMESIGRAINSALQLSKRGGGVALLLTNIREHGAPIKNIENQSSGVIPIMKLLEDSFSYANQLGARQGAGAVYLHAHHPDIYRFLDTKRENADEKIRIKTLSLGVVIPDITFELAKKNEDMYLFSPYDVERVYGVPFADISVTEKYHEMVNDGRIRKTKIKAREFFQTLAELQFESGYPYIMYEDTVNRANPIEGKITHSNLCSEILQVSTPSLFNEDLSYAKVGKDISCNLGSLNIAKAMDSPDFAQTIEVAIRGLTAVSDQTHIWSVPSIEQGNNDSHAIGLGQMNLHGYLARERIFYGSEEGIDFTNMYFYTVLYHALRASNKIAIERGSSFKGFEKSKYASGEFFDKYTDQPWEPATERVRELFSEAGIRIPTQEDWVRLKESVQANGIYNQNLQAVPPTGSISYINHSTSSIHPVASKIEIRKEGKIGRAYYPAPYLTNDNLEYFQDAYEIGYEKIIDTYAAATQHVDQGLSLTLFFKDTADTREVNKAQIYAWRKGIKTLYYIRLRQMALEGTEVENCVSCML, from the coding sequence TTGCCCGGGGAGACCGATTACCACGCGCTCAACGCGATGCTCAATCTGTACGACAAGGACGGCAAGATCCAGTTCGATATGGATCGCCTGGCCGCCCGTCAGTACTTCCTCGAGCACGTGAACCAGAACACCGTGTTCTTCCACAATCAGGACGAGAAACTCGACTACCTGATTCGCGAGAACTATTACGAGCGTGACGTTCTCGACCAGTACTCGCGCAACTTCGTCAAGACGCTCACCGACCGCGCCTACGCCAAGAAGTTCCGGTTCCCGACCTTCCTCGGCGCGTTCAAGTACTACACCTCGTACACGTTGAAGACCTTCGATGGGAAGCGCTACCTGGAGCGCTTCGAGGACCGCGTGGTGATGGTGGCGCTGACGCTGGCCGCCGGTGACACCATCCTGGCCGAGAAGCTGGTCGACGAGATCATCGACGGCCGCTTCCAGCCGGCCACCCCGACGTTCCTCAACTCGGGCAAGGCGCAGCGCGGCGAGCCGGTCAGCTGCTTCCTGCTGCGCATCGAGGACAACATGGAGTCGATCGGCCGCGCGATCAACTCCGCGCTGCAGCTGTCCAAGCGCGGTGGTGGAGTTGCGTTGCTGCTGACCAACATTCGTGAGCACGGCGCCCCGATCAAGAACATCGAGAACCAGAGCTCGGGCGTCATCCCGATCATGAAGCTGCTGGAGGACTCGTTCTCCTACGCCAACCAGCTCGGTGCGCGTCAGGGTGCCGGTGCGGTCTACCTGCACGCTCACCACCCCGACATCTACCGCTTCCTGGACACCAAGCGGGAGAACGCCGACGAGAAGATCCGCATCAAGACGCTCTCGCTGGGCGTGGTGATTCCGGACATCACCTTCGAGCTGGCCAAGAAGAACGAGGACATGTATCTGTTCTCGCCGTATGACGTCGAGCGGGTGTATGGCGTTCCGTTCGCCGACATCTCGGTCACCGAGAAGTACCACGAGATGGTCAACGACGGCCGGATCCGCAAGACCAAGATCAAGGCCCGCGAGTTCTTCCAGACGCTGGCCGAGCTGCAGTTCGAGTCGGGTTACCCGTACATCATGTACGAGGACACGGTGAACCGGGCCAACCCGATCGAGGGCAAGATCACCCACTCCAACCTGTGCTCGGAGATCCTGCAGGTCTCCACACCCTCGCTGTTCAACGAGGATCTGTCGTACGCCAAGGTGGGCAAGGACATTTCGTGCAACCTGGGTTCACTGAACATTGCCAAGGCGATGGACTCGCCCGACTTCGCGCAGACCATTGAGGTGGCGATTCGCGGGTTGACCGCGGTGAGCGATCAGACGCATATCTGGTCGGTGCCCTCCATCGAGCAGGGTAACAACGACTCGCACGCCATCGGCCTCGGCCAGATGAATCTGCACGGATACCTTGCGCGCGAACGGATCTTCTACGGGTCCGAAGAGGGTATCGACTTCACTAACATGTACTTCTACACGGTGCTCTATCACGCGCTGCGGGCGTCGAACAAGATCGCCATCGAGCGCGGGTCGTCGTTCAAGGGCTTCGAGAAATCGAAGTACGCCAGCGGTGAGTTCTTCGACAAGTACACCGATCAGCCGTGGGAGCCGGCGACCGAGCGGGTGCGGGAGCTGTTCTCCGAAGCTGGCATTCGCATTCCCACGCAAGAGGATTGGGTGCGGCTCAAGGAGTCGGTGCAGGCCAACGGTATCTACAACCAGAACCTGCAGGCGGTGCCGCCGACCGGATCGATCTCCTACATCAACCACTCGACCAGCTCGATCCACCCGGTCGCGAGCAAGATCGAGATCCGCAAGGAAGGCAAGATCGGTCGGGCCTACTACCCGGCGCCGTATCTGACCAACGACAACCTGGAGTACTTCCAGGATGCCTACGAGATCGGCTACGAGAAGATCATCGACACCTACGCCGCGGCCACGCAGCATGTCGATCAGGGGCTGAGTCTGACGCTGTTCTTCAAGGACACCGCCGACACCCGCGAGGTCAACAAGGCGCAGATCTACGCCTGGCGCAAGGGGATCAAGACGCTGTACTACATCCGCCTTCGCCAGATGGCCTTGGAGGGCACCGAGGTGGAAAATTGCGTCAGCTGCATGTTGTGA
- a CDS encoding SDR family oxidoreductase: protein MADGFAGKRVFITGAASGIGRATALRLARDGAELYLTDVNADGLELTVADVRALGAVVPAHRALDIADYDAVAGFAADIHTHHPAMDIVMNIAGISAWGTVEQLTHRHWRSMIDVNLMGPIHVIETFLPPMVAAGRGGQLVNVSSAAGLVALPWHAAYSASKYGLRGLSEVLRFDLARHGIGVSLVVPGAVDTPLVRTVEIVGVDREHPRVKRWVGLFSGHAVTPEKVAENILTGISRNRYLIYTSPDIRALYAFKRLAWWPYSVAMRQVNVIFTRALRPRSATFTPPP from the coding sequence ATGGCTGACGGCTTCGCGGGTAAGAGGGTGTTCATCACCGGCGCGGCCAGCGGTATCGGGCGGGCCACCGCCCTTCGGCTGGCCCGCGACGGTGCCGAACTGTATCTGACCGACGTCAACGCCGACGGGCTCGAACTGACCGTGGCTGACGTCCGCGCGCTGGGTGCTGTCGTGCCCGCGCACCGGGCACTCGATATCGCCGACTACGACGCGGTCGCCGGTTTCGCCGCCGACATCCACACCCACCACCCGGCGATGGACATCGTGATGAACATCGCCGGCATCTCGGCCTGGGGCACCGTCGAGCAACTCACCCACCGGCACTGGCGGTCGATGATCGACGTCAACCTGATGGGCCCGATCCACGTCATCGAGACGTTCCTACCGCCGATGGTCGCCGCGGGCCGGGGTGGTCAGCTGGTCAACGTCTCCTCGGCCGCCGGCCTGGTCGCGCTGCCGTGGCATGCCGCCTACAGCGCGAGTAAGTATGGGCTGCGCGGACTTTCGGAGGTCTTGCGGTTCGATCTGGCCCGCCACGGCATCGGTGTCTCCCTGGTGGTGCCCGGCGCGGTCGACACACCGCTGGTGCGCACCGTGGAGATCGTCGGGGTCGACCGCGAGCATCCGAGGGTCAAACGGTGGGTGGGGCTGTTCAGCGGCCACGCTGTGACGCCGGAGAAGGTTGCCGAGAATATTTTGACCGGCATCAGCAGGAATCGCTACCTGATCTATACCTCGCCAGATATCCGCGCGCTCTACGCGTTCAAACGTCTTGCGTGGTGGCCCTACAGCGTGGCGATGCGGCAGGTCAACGTGATCTTCACCCGCGCGCTGCGGCCGCGCAGCGCCACCTTCACCCCGCCGCCCTGA
- a CDS encoding TetR/AcrR family transcriptional regulator, with translation MTAQQEPVEAPRRRGDKQRHAIVQAVRELLEEKPFAELSVSTISDRAGVARSGFYFYFDSKYAVLAHIVGEAAHELEELTHQFAPRGAEETPTAFAKRMVRSAAVVYAHNDPVMSACNAARHTDAEIREILDAYNDAVIDQIVPIVEAEIWNGTADPINDDIRGLVRSLAATTAFTLSGESAFIGPDRDLDRAVQILESLWLHALWGGQVGE, from the coding sequence GTGACCGCGCAGCAGGAACCTGTCGAGGCGCCCCGTCGGCGCGGCGATAAGCAGCGGCACGCCATCGTCCAGGCTGTGCGTGAGCTGCTCGAAGAGAAACCGTTCGCCGAACTGTCGGTCAGCACGATCAGCGACCGGGCCGGTGTCGCCCGCTCCGGCTTCTACTTCTACTTCGACTCCAAGTACGCGGTGCTCGCCCACATCGTCGGCGAGGCCGCTCACGAGCTCGAGGAACTCACCCACCAGTTCGCGCCGCGCGGTGCCGAGGAGACCCCCACGGCGTTCGCCAAGCGGATGGTGCGCAGCGCGGCGGTGGTTTACGCGCACAACGATCCGGTGATGTCGGCGTGTAACGCCGCCCGTCACACCGACGCCGAGATCCGCGAGATCCTGGATGCGTACAACGACGCGGTGATCGATCAGATCGTGCCGATCGTCGAGGCCGAGATCTGGAACGGCACCGCCGACCCGATCAATGACGACATTCGGGGCCTGGTTCGCAGCCTCGCGGCGACTACGGCCTTCACACTGTCCGGCGAGTCCGCCTTCATCGGGCCCGATCGTGACCTGGACCGGGCGGTCCAGATTCTGGAAAGCCTGTGGCTGCATGCGCTTTGGGGCGGACAGGTCGGCGAATAG
- a CDS encoding TetR/AcrR family transcriptional regulator, giving the protein MSAIERASELPVSTPQERGDAARNRLLLLDAARTLIAQRGADNVSMDDIAAAAGVGKGTVFRRFGSRAGLMMVLLDEDERAIQQAFLFGPPPLGPDAPPLQRLLAFGRERLRFAQTHGALLSEANRDPDTRHSAPLAVMHTHVRVLLESAGTTGDLDAQADALLALLDADYVNHQLERGLSLDGLGDAWDTVARKLCGR; this is encoded by the coding sequence GTGAGCGCGATCGAGCGAGCCAGTGAGCTGCCGGTTTCGACGCCACAAGAACGCGGGGACGCCGCCCGCAACCGGCTCCTTCTGCTCGACGCCGCCCGCACCCTGATCGCGCAGCGCGGTGCCGACAACGTCTCCATGGACGATATCGCCGCGGCGGCCGGCGTCGGCAAGGGCACGGTGTTCCGTCGATTCGGCAGTCGCGCCGGCCTGATGATGGTCCTGCTCGACGAGGACGAGCGCGCCATCCAGCAGGCTTTCCTGTTCGGGCCGCCGCCCCTGGGTCCCGACGCCCCTCCCCTGCAGCGACTGCTCGCGTTCGGTCGCGAGCGGCTGCGCTTCGCCCAGACCCACGGCGCGCTGCTGTCGGAAGCCAACCGGGACCCCGACACCCGCCATAGCGCCCCGTTGGCCGTGATGCACACCCACGTCCGGGTCCTGCTCGAATCCGCAGGCACCACAGGTGATCTCGACGCACAGGCCGACGCGCTGCTGGCGCTGCTGGATGCCGATTACGTCAACCACCAACTCGAGCGTGGCCTGTCGCTGGACGGCCTCGGCGATGCCTGGGACACCGTCGCGCGCAAGTTGTGCGGGCGTTGA
- the nrdI gene encoding class Ib ribonucleoside-diphosphate reductase assembly flavoprotein NrdI produces MNPDGSLAGLQRLVYFSSVSENTHRFVQKLGVPAIRIPLHERIEVDWPYVLLLPTYGKGRGDSPTLDAKGYVPKQVIAFLNNPHNRSLIRAVVGAGNTQFGAEYCFAARLVSHKCNVPFLYRFELMGTAEDVEAVRAELANFWEDEETWHLRSQLQSL; encoded by the coding sequence ATGAATCCGGATGGCAGCCTGGCAGGCCTGCAGCGGTTGGTGTACTTCTCCAGCGTTTCGGAGAACACCCACCGCTTCGTGCAGAAGCTGGGCGTGCCGGCCATCCGGATTCCGTTGCACGAGCGTATCGAGGTTGACTGGCCGTATGTCCTTCTCCTGCCCACCTACGGCAAGGGTCGGGGAGACAGCCCGACGCTCGACGCTAAAGGTTATGTGCCCAAGCAGGTCATCGCGTTTCTGAATAACCCGCACAATCGGTCCCTGATCCGCGCGGTGGTCGGGGCCGGCAACACCCAATTCGGTGCCGAGTATTGCTTTGCGGCCAGGCTGGTCTCGCATAAGTGCAACGTGCCGTTTCTGTACCGCTTCGAGTTAATGGGAACCGCAGAGGACGTAGAAGCCGTCCGTGCGGAGTTGGCAAATTTCTGGGAGGACGAGGAAACGTGGCACCTACGGTCACAGCTGCAGAGCCTGTAA
- a CDS encoding NAD(P)H-dependent oxidoreductase, protein MADIKVLTLVGSLRAASVNRQLAELAAEAAPEGVTLTIYEGLGDLPFYNEDIDTEDAPAEVVALRAAAAEAAATLVVTPEYNASIPGVLKNAIDWLSRPYGDGALKDKPLAVIGASFGQYGGVWAQDETRKSFGVAGPRVVESVKLSVPAKTLDGKHPRENAEVAAAVRDVVEKLVAEVG, encoded by the coding sequence ATGGCGGATATCAAGGTTCTGACGCTGGTAGGCAGCCTTCGGGCGGCATCGGTCAATCGACAGCTCGCGGAACTGGCGGCGGAGGCCGCGCCCGAGGGCGTCACGCTGACGATCTATGAAGGGCTGGGCGACCTGCCGTTCTATAACGAAGACATCGATACCGAGGATGCACCCGCCGAGGTGGTGGCGTTGCGCGCGGCGGCCGCGGAGGCTGCCGCGACCCTGGTGGTGACGCCGGAATACAACGCGAGCATCCCGGGCGTGCTGAAGAATGCCATCGACTGGCTGTCGCGGCCGTATGGCGATGGCGCGCTGAAGGACAAGCCGCTGGCGGTGATCGGGGCCTCGTTCGGCCAGTACGGCGGGGTGTGGGCGCAGGACGAAACCCGCAAGTCGTTCGGTGTCGCCGGGCCGCGGGTGGTGGAGTCGGTCAAGTTGTCGGTGCCGGCCAAGACCCTGGATGGTAAGCACCCCCGCGAGAACGCCGAAGTTGCCGCCGCGGTGCGCGATGTGGTCGAAAAGCTGGTCGCCGAAGTCGGCTGA